In candidate division KSB1 bacterium, a genomic segment contains:
- a CDS encoding TonB-dependent receptor plug domain-containing protein, with product MSADAAGRFVLTVPDSAAVVLFRHINYEEQALAAGALLRRPQVFLQPRVIPLPAVLVEAPRERLAASSDLPLSASHIQRQHFDLRGFVDAGDLLQVAPSVQVNEVLSGRKTISIRGGNADDVAVLFHGIRLNSAFDNIFDLSLVDLADVEQVELIRGSNAVLHGGGAFSGVINLVPRLEEAHTVRFFQRVGTYDAGTWGLSAYGQGDKGQVAGMYRQSGATRYVEGRFAPHERLENRARSFTLHGKYAFGASPNTVERNELSALYLHGQTEYDNLRLEEAFAQSNELLAGHYGGALGALQGLDLTLAHHRMRQHQELREVASWLVRGVNDRTLYLELQKAVRLPSGEGLVAYQRTQDWLDFVDRREPASMEEAAMVRTHHAAVGLTRFRLPSGSARLGAVELDFALRHDRVTDRWRKAKVGEALALGTDARTTLRCGMRFTGAHGQFLYDVFMNVGSNMRFPSLAQLISARRLEGSNQRLLPEYNRSVELAGKVARELGPGLVVHGWEVEAGFFQSDYAHKLREYVSVGIPLSLYDTVPSARIAGFEGRAAAFLLRKKLTVEGCASRFFVNEHAAFPFHAEAMGHVAMELQHAGYALRVVWFAEGASEGWVRDGTGGLAQVLLEGRSDMDLHVQKTWQVWRVRLAASLSVRNMRNERTVLYGLALRDRRYYLTGAVEY from the coding sequence GTGAGTGCCGATGCTGCGGGCAGATTTGTGCTCACTGTGCCGGATTCGGCCGCTGTAGTGCTATTCCGCCACATCAACTACGAAGAGCAGGCGTTGGCGGCGGGTGCTTTGCTGCGGAGGCCGCAGGTCTTCTTGCAGCCACGGGTTATTCCCCTGCCCGCGGTGCTGGTTGAGGCGCCAAGGGAACGACTGGCGGCCAGCTCCGATTTGCCATTGAGCGCCAGCCACATCCAGCGCCAGCACTTCGACCTGCGCGGCTTTGTGGACGCGGGTGACCTGCTGCAGGTTGCGCCCAGCGTGCAGGTTAACGAAGTGCTGAGCGGACGAAAGACCATCTCCATTCGCGGCGGCAACGCTGACGATGTGGCGGTGCTCTTTCACGGCATCAGATTGAACAGCGCATTCGACAACATCTTCGATCTCTCGCTGGTCGACCTGGCTGACGTGGAGCAAGTGGAGCTCATCCGGGGCAGCAACGCCGTGTTGCACGGGGGAGGTGCCTTCTCCGGCGTCATCAACCTTGTGCCACGACTCGAAGAGGCCCACACCGTGCGCTTCTTCCAACGGGTGGGAACCTATGACGCCGGTACGTGGGGATTGTCCGCCTATGGTCAGGGCGATAAGGGGCAAGTGGCGGGTATGTACCGCCAGTCAGGTGCCACAAGGTACGTGGAGGGTCGCTTTGCTCCGCATGAACGGCTCGAGAATCGTGCGCGTAGTTTCACCCTCCACGGAAAGTACGCCTTCGGCGCATCACCTAACACGGTGGAGCGCAACGAGCTCTCTGCCTTGTACCTGCACGGGCAGACTGAATACGACAATCTGCGCCTCGAAGAGGCTTTTGCCCAGAGCAATGAATTGCTGGCCGGACATTATGGCGGAGCGCTCGGGGCCCTTCAAGGCCTTGACCTGACCCTTGCCCACCACAGGATGCGTCAGCACCAGGAGCTGCGTGAGGTTGCTTCCTGGCTCGTCAGAGGGGTGAACGATCGAACCCTCTACCTTGAGCTACAAAAGGCGGTCCGACTCCCGAGTGGCGAAGGTCTTGTCGCCTACCAGCGCACCCAGGACTGGTTGGATTTTGTGGACAGGCGTGAGCCGGCGAGCATGGAAGAGGCTGCCATGGTGCGAACACACCACGCCGCAGTGGGACTAACTCGCTTTCGCCTGCCCAGCGGTTCTGCGCGCCTCGGGGCGGTGGAGTTGGACTTTGCTCTGCGCCACGATCGTGTTACGGACCGATGGCGCAAAGCGAAGGTGGGCGAAGCATTGGCCCTCGGTACCGATGCCCGCACCACTTTGCGGTGTGGGATGCGTTTCACAGGAGCGCACGGCCAGTTCCTTTACGACGTGTTCATGAACGTCGGCAGTAACATGCGATTCCCTTCGCTTGCCCAGCTCATAAGTGCCAGGCGCCTGGAGGGGAGTAACCAACGGTTACTCCCCGAGTACAACCGCAGCGTGGAGCTCGCAGGGAAGGTAGCACGAGAGCTGGGTCCAGGCTTGGTGGTGCATGGGTGGGAGGTGGAGGCCGGATTCTTCCAGAGCGACTATGCGCACAAGCTTCGAGAATACGTTTCTGTTGGCATCCCTTTAAGCTTGTACGACACGGTCCCCAGCGCCCGCATAGCGGGCTTTGAAGGGAGGGCGGCCGCTTTCTTATTGCGTAAGAAGCTCACCGTCGAAGGTTGTGCAAGCAGATTCTTTGTTAATGAGCATGCGGCCTTTCCGTTTCATGCCGAGGCCATGGGCCACGTGGCAATGGAGCTACAACATGCGGGGTATGCGCTGCGGGTGGTGTGGTTTGCGGAGGGGGCCTCAGAGGGGTGGGTGCGCGACGGAACCGGCGGACTGGCGCAAGTATTGCTCGAGGGACGCAGCGACATGGACCTGCATGTTCAGAAGACCTGGCAGGTGTGGCGCGTGCGCTTGGCGGCCTCACTCAGTGTGCGCAACATGCGGAATGAGCGCACGGTCCTCTACGGCCTAGCGCTCCGCGACCGACGGTATTACCTGACTGGAGCTGTGGAGTACTGA
- a CDS encoding glycoside hydrolase family 127 protein: MSWRLALVLLTAGLSGNRVPHMRADYPIKPVPFTRVQVRGGFWGSRLDINRTVTIPLAFRHCEQTGRIDNFVKAAGKMPGPFRGIHFDDSDVYKVIEGASYSLAVQPDEKLEQYLDELIAKIAAAQEPDGYLYTARTIDPDNPPEAAGPARWVNLKDSHELYNVGHLYEAAVAHFQATGKRTLLDVAIKNAELLVKTFGPHGRHEVPGHQEVEIGLAKLYRVTGEPRYLELAKFFLEQRGKPEGHTLYGKYYQDHLPVLEQHEAVGHAVRAQYMYAGMADVAALTGDNAYLEPLDLVWQNVVAKKLAITGGVGARHGGESFGDDYELPNKEAYNETCAAIANALWNYRMFLLHGDARYLDVVERVLYNGFLAGISLAGDRFFYPNPLASEGGYRRSAWFACACCPSNVTRFLPSIPGFVYATRGRSVYVNLFLPSVARFEVGQDTVAIEQITAYPWDGDVALKVHVPHAMGFALHVRVPGWARGKPVPSDLYSYLDETPSALRINVNGHPWPFQMQGGFAVIDRTWAQGDSVEFKIAMPVRRVVAHPRVLHDAGLVALERGPVVYCFEEVDNNADVFSLVLPDSATLESYYRPELLGGVVVVLAQGLRKTPDGVEQHALTGVPYYAWANREDGTMSVWLRRD, encoded by the coding sequence ATGAGCTGGAGGTTGGCACTTGTCCTCCTGACAGCGGGACTGAGCGGAAACAGGGTACCCCACATGCGAGCAGACTATCCCATCAAACCGGTGCCATTCACAAGAGTGCAGGTCAGGGGCGGCTTCTGGGGATCGCGCTTGGATATCAACCGCACAGTGACGATCCCGCTGGCCTTTCGGCACTGCGAGCAGACCGGTCGCATCGACAATTTTGTCAAGGCGGCGGGGAAGATGCCCGGGCCGTTTCGCGGCATCCACTTCGATGACTCCGACGTGTACAAGGTCATTGAGGGTGCTTCCTACTCCCTCGCCGTGCAGCCGGATGAGAAGCTGGAACAATACCTGGATGAGCTTATCGCCAAAATTGCCGCTGCCCAGGAGCCGGACGGTTACCTTTACACCGCGCGCACTATCGACCCGGATAATCCGCCTGAGGCGGCGGGTCCGGCGCGATGGGTCAACCTCAAGGACAGCCACGAGCTCTACAACGTGGGGCACCTCTACGAGGCGGCTGTGGCGCATTTTCAGGCCACAGGCAAGCGCACGCTTCTGGACGTGGCGATCAAGAATGCCGAGCTGCTGGTCAAAACCTTCGGCCCTCACGGCCGGCACGAAGTGCCGGGACATCAGGAGGTGGAAATTGGCCTTGCAAAACTCTATCGGGTGACTGGCGAGCCCAGGTACTTGGAGCTGGCCAAGTTTTTTCTCGAACAGCGGGGAAAGCCAGAGGGACACACGCTCTACGGGAAGTATTATCAGGACCACCTCCCTGTGCTTGAGCAGCATGAGGCGGTCGGACACGCCGTGCGGGCCCAGTACATGTACGCGGGGATGGCTGATGTAGCCGCGCTCACCGGCGATAACGCTTACCTGGAACCGTTAGACCTTGTTTGGCAAAACGTCGTGGCCAAGAAGCTGGCGATTACCGGTGGCGTAGGCGCACGCCACGGGGGCGAAAGTTTCGGCGACGATTACGAGCTTCCTAACAAAGAAGCCTACAACGAGACCTGCGCCGCCATCGCCAATGCCCTGTGGAATTACCGGATGTTCCTGCTCCATGGCGACGCCAGGTACCTTGATGTGGTGGAGCGCGTGCTCTACAACGGTTTTTTGGCGGGCATTTCGCTTGCCGGTGACCGCTTTTTTTATCCGAACCCGCTCGCCTCTGAAGGAGGCTATCGCCGCAGCGCCTGGTTCGCTTGCGCCTGTTGCCCCAGCAACGTGACCCGCTTCCTGCCGTCTATTCCCGGTTTTGTCTATGCCACGCGCGGACGCTCGGTATATGTGAATCTCTTCTTGCCTAGTGTGGCGCGCTTTGAGGTCGGCCAGGATACGGTGGCCATTGAGCAGATCACTGCCTATCCATGGGACGGTGACGTGGCCTTAAAGGTGCATGTGCCTCATGCCATGGGCTTTGCTCTCCACGTGCGGGTACCGGGCTGGGCGCGCGGTAAGCCTGTGCCCAGCGACCTATACTCTTACCTCGATGAGACACCTTCGGCACTGCGCATCAACGTGAATGGGCATCCCTGGCCGTTCCAGATGCAAGGAGGCTTTGCCGTGATAGACCGCACCTGGGCCCAGGGCGACTCGGTGGAGTTCAAGATAGCCATGCCCGTGCGGCGGGTGGTGGCGCACCCACGGGTATTGCATGATGCTGGCCTGGTAGCCCTTGAGCGCGGGCCAGTGGTGTACTGCTTCGAAGAGGTGGACAACAACGCGGACGTCTTTTCGCTGGTGCTGCCAGATAGCGCAACGCTCGAGAGTTACTACCGCCCGGAGTTGCTTGGCGGCGTTGTGGTGGTGCTGGCTCAGGGGCTGAGGAAGACTCCAGATGGTGTGGAGCAGCACGCCCTCACGGGTGTGCCCTACTACGCCTGGGCCAACCGCGAGGATGGCACCATGTCGGTCTGGCTGCGCAGGGACTGA